A single window of Gimesia chilikensis DNA harbors:
- a CDS encoding DUF1501 domain-containing protein codes for MRCNYACGSHDSLSRRSFLGGTAAGALSMLGFQGMTQATAAKQLAAQQKQVVVFWLSGGVSQLETWDPKPGTETGGPFLSIPTSAPGVHISELLPYTAQQMHHLALVRGINTKENDHGKGAYIMQTGRKEQPGFAFPYLGSTFSHHLAPPNSPLPGYISVGAGGSSAESTFLGPRHAPLVLSGGRAPNNLGRHDALSEERDLLRRKLRSQVSQRFEQKRKTAHTEVYNESFDQAAALMSRSDIFDFSKFSDKDLERYGKHDFGRHCLMARQLVEKGVTFVKVGHTNYDTHSENFNFHIEQLGEFDRPFATFISDLYDRGLLEHTLIICMCEFGRTPRINSRIGRDHWGSAWSIALGGAGIKGGAVSGKTNETGTKVIDREVNGGHLFHTYYQAVGLDSTEEFYPNGQPIAKADPKTEPIKEILA; via the coding sequence ATGCGATGTAATTATGCCTGTGGATCTCACGATTCGCTCAGCCGGCGATCCTTTTTAGGAGGCACGGCCGCCGGTGCCTTGAGCATGCTGGGTTTTCAGGGAATGACTCAGGCAACTGCAGCCAAACAGCTGGCTGCGCAACAGAAGCAGGTTGTCGTGTTCTGGCTCTCCGGAGGCGTAAGCCAGCTGGAGACCTGGGATCCCAAACCGGGAACCGAGACCGGCGGTCCGTTTCTGTCGATTCCGACATCGGCACCGGGCGTGCATATCAGTGAGTTGCTGCCTTATACGGCGCAGCAGATGCATCATCTGGCCCTGGTGCGGGGGATCAATACAAAAGAGAACGACCACGGTAAAGGGGCCTACATCATGCAGACCGGGCGGAAGGAACAGCCTGGTTTCGCGTTTCCCTATCTGGGCTCAACCTTCTCGCATCACCTGGCACCGCCGAACAGTCCACTGCCGGGCTACATCTCGGTGGGAGCCGGAGGCTCATCGGCCGAATCGACCTTCCTGGGACCGCGACACGCGCCCCTGGTTCTTTCCGGAGGACGGGCTCCCAATAACCTGGGACGTCACGACGCATTGAGTGAAGAGCGAGACCTGCTGCGTCGCAAACTGCGGAGCCAGGTCAGTCAGCGTTTTGAACAGAAACGCAAGACCGCGCATACGGAGGTCTATAACGAGTCGTTCGACCAGGCGGCCGCGCTGATGTCGCGCAGTGATATTTTTGATTTCAGCAAGTTCTCCGACAAAGACCTCGAGCGTTACGGTAAGCATGACTTTGGTCGTCACTGCCTGATGGCACGCCAGTTAGTCGAAAAGGGTGTGACGTTTGTCAAAGTCGGGCATACCAACTACGACACGCACTCGGAAAACTTCAACTTCCATATTGAGCAGCTGGGCGAATTCGATCGACCCTTTGCCACATTTATTTCAGACCTGTACGACCGAGGCCTGTTGGAGCACACGCTGATTATCTGCATGTGCGAGTTCGGCAGAACACCGCGAATCAACTCACGGATTGGCCGCGATCACTGGGGATCGGCCTGGTCGATTGCCCTGGGCGGTGCAGGCATTAAAGGGGGCGCGGTTTCCGGTAAGACAAATGAAACGGGAACCAAAGTCATCGACCGCGAAGTCAACGGCGGTCACCTGTTCCACACGTATTACCAGGCTGTGGGACTGGATTCGACGGAAGAGTTCTACCCCAACGGTCAACCGATTGCCAAGGCGGATCCCAAAACAGAACCGATCAAGGAGATTCTGGCGTGA
- a CDS encoding SRPBCC family protein translates to MEITYHEEILAPIEIVFDFLNDDEKMKLWMEGLESTEYPEGKNDDDPVGTIFVQTIREGGHSQQYAGIVTEYDPPTLIGVQLQSNAFRVDVTYELTDRGRKTDLDYTCELVFASLFYRIIGVLFKGLTNRILKNQMKLLKQLSEQAAVRRSPPPEA, encoded by the coding sequence TTGGAGATCACCTACCATGAGGAAATCCTCGCTCCCATCGAAATCGTCTTCGACTTTTTGAATGACGATGAAAAGATGAAACTCTGGATGGAAGGGCTCGAGTCGACCGAGTATCCCGAAGGAAAAAACGATGACGATCCTGTGGGCACGATCTTTGTGCAAACCATCCGGGAAGGTGGGCACTCACAGCAGTATGCGGGTATCGTCACCGAATACGATCCTCCCACACTGATCGGCGTGCAGCTGCAGAGCAATGCCTTTCGCGTCGACGTCACCTATGAACTGACTGACCGGGGACGCAAAACCGATCTGGACTACACCTGCGAGCTGGTCTTCGCTTCCCTGTTCTATCGTATCATCGGTGTACTCTTCAAAGGTCTGACAAATCGGATCCTGAAAAACCAGATGAAATTACTGAAACAGCTGTCAGAACAGGCAGCCGTCCGCCGCTCTCCTCCACCGGAAGCGTAG
- a CDS encoding PQQ-binding-like beta-propeller repeat protein: MSDYSKNEESAEPENDSAEYKPADTETAVAAETTERPASRLRWKWGLAVLVIGIAAMVIQWFRLAPDRTYQVFSVYEGIRNLVVGLLIWWLFVSGVAWKTRFKGLFGAVLAFVLFFTVFRVESFEGDMVPRFQFRFMPTAEQRAVEYFEQADNSADEKSESAETLVALEADWPGYRNALRDGIARDQQIRTDWESEPPKLLWKHPVGAGWGSFCVVGDRVFTQEQRGEEELVVCYDVSTGKQIWTQSEPVRFSETLGGVGPRATPVFEEGRLYTMGGTGILNCLDAATGKPVWSHDLLKEGDLKNLTWGMAGSPLIHDDLVIVNQGVSPAAANKKNQAVIAFDKLSGEKVWSSGTHKPSYSSPQYAVLNGTPQVLIFNAKGLEGFSLADGQSLWFFEWTNHAGCNAAQPIPLDDNSVFLGAGYGLGSARIEIAPGKSSEKTAQVKEEWKSLSLKLKFNSAVKQEGYVYGLDEGVLTCLNLETGKRQWKRGRYGYGQLLLVDGYLIILAEDGRVELVEANPEKYVQRGKFQAIEGQTWNNPALARGRLFVRNSEEAACYDLSPLTKQGAAVTAEASNR; this comes from the coding sequence ATGTCGGATTATTCAAAAAATGAGGAATCAGCAGAGCCGGAAAACGACTCTGCTGAGTACAAGCCTGCTGACACTGAGACCGCGGTAGCGGCTGAAACAACCGAACGTCCCGCGAGTCGTTTGCGCTGGAAGTGGGGGCTGGCGGTTCTGGTGATCGGCATTGCTGCGATGGTCATCCAGTGGTTTCGCCTGGCTCCGGATCGTACTTACCAGGTCTTCTCGGTCTACGAGGGAATTCGGAATCTGGTTGTCGGACTGTTGATCTGGTGGCTGTTCGTTTCCGGCGTTGCCTGGAAAACGCGTTTCAAAGGTCTGTTCGGCGCGGTGCTGGCATTCGTACTCTTTTTTACCGTGTTTCGCGTGGAAAGTTTTGAAGGGGACATGGTACCCCGGTTTCAATTCCGGTTTATGCCGACTGCAGAACAGCGGGCCGTAGAGTATTTTGAACAGGCTGACAACAGTGCCGACGAGAAGTCAGAGTCTGCTGAAACATTAGTTGCCCTTGAGGCAGACTGGCCCGGTTACCGGAACGCCTTGCGGGATGGGATTGCCCGCGATCAGCAGATCCGTACGGACTGGGAGTCTGAGCCACCGAAGCTACTCTGGAAACATCCGGTGGGGGCTGGCTGGGGATCATTCTGTGTGGTTGGGGATCGTGTCTTCACACAGGAGCAGCGCGGCGAGGAAGAGCTGGTCGTCTGTTATGACGTGTCTACCGGCAAACAGATCTGGACCCAGAGTGAACCGGTTCGATTCTCTGAAACACTGGGAGGCGTCGGACCACGGGCGACACCGGTGTTTGAAGAGGGGCGATTGTATACGATGGGAGGGACAGGCATCCTGAATTGTCTGGATGCAGCGACAGGCAAGCCTGTCTGGTCGCACGACCTGCTAAAAGAAGGGGATCTGAAAAACCTGACCTGGGGCATGGCCGGTTCGCCTTTGATTCACGATGATCTGGTGATTGTAAACCAGGGGGTAAGTCCTGCTGCAGCTAACAAAAAAAATCAGGCTGTCATCGCCTTTGATAAATTGAGCGGCGAGAAAGTCTGGTCGAGCGGAACTCACAAGCCGAGTTACAGTTCTCCTCAGTATGCGGTTTTGAACGGGACGCCCCAGGTTTTGATCTTCAATGCCAAAGGGCTGGAGGGGTTCTCACTCGCAGATGGTCAATCGCTCTGGTTCTTTGAGTGGACCAATCATGCGGGCTGCAATGCCGCCCAGCCGATTCCACTCGACGATAATTCGGTCTTCCTGGGAGCCGGCTACGGACTGGGTTCGGCCCGAATTGAAATCGCTCCCGGCAAGTCCAGTGAGAAGACCGCGCAGGTTAAAGAAGAATGGAAGAGCCTCAGCCTGAAGCTCAAGTTCAATTCCGCGGTGAAGCAGGAGGGCTATGTCTACGGTCTGGATGAAGGCGTATTAACCTGCCTGAATCTGGAGACGGGGAAACGGCAGTGGAAGCGGGGACGTTATGGTTATGGGCAGTTGCTGCTCGTGGATGGGTATCTGATCATTCTGGCCGAAGATGGACGTGTCGAGTTGGTTGAGGCCAATCCGGAGAAGTATGTCCAGCGGGGAAAATTTCAGGCGATCGAAGGACAGACCTGGAATAATCCGGCACTGGCGCGGGGGCGACTGTTTGTTCGAAACAGTGAAGAGGCGGCATGTTATGATCTTTCACCGCTGACAAAACAGGGGGCAGCGGTCACTGCTGAGGCCTCTAATCGTTAA
- a CDS encoding DUF1549 domain-containing protein, whose translation MFRPNMRVYVSLLIVFSCPTLAPHLVCANSTTKADEPLVASKPTLPVARRISSLIDEQIQNGTKDYAKLASPVCSDGEFVRRVYLDLTGRIPSVTQTRAFLDDNHPDKRAALVDQLLETPEYARHISQRLDVMLMERLRKKYINVTLWEEYLRDAVAENKPLDQLVREILAADGSGKGQQAEARFYLARDGDVNELTRDISRIFLGANLTCAQCHDHPDVAEWKQDHYYGISAFLVRSFVFTDKKKNQTVFAEKAEGEVKFESVFEVRDKTSKGPETTLPVVFNGPKVAEPAFKKGEEYNVKPAKDVRPIPKYSRRAQLGDALTSSQNRRFARTMANRLWAMVMGRGIVHPLDADHSDNPPSHPELLELLTDEFIASGYDLKWYLRELVLSKTYQRSSSNELFASKSDQELSDAQFAHAILKPLTPEQFSRSVLEATGQAEVYRQSLKDKLSEAALRKNLVGYERQFVSLFGGLPGEPVEGFETTADQILYLSNNGSIQGILSPRNGNTADRVLKIPADQPEQIAGELYLSVLNRRPDATETQEVAELLAGKTGAARNDMVIDLVWALMMSSEFRFNH comes from the coding sequence ATGTTTCGACCAAACATGCGCGTTTACGTTTCGCTTCTGATCGTTTTCTCATGCCCGACCCTGGCTCCACACCTGGTATGTGCCAATTCTACGACCAAAGCTGATGAGCCGCTTGTCGCCAGCAAACCGACGTTACCTGTTGCCCGCCGAATCTCGTCTCTGATTGATGAACAGATTCAGAACGGCACCAAAGATTATGCGAAGCTCGCTTCCCCCGTCTGCAGTGATGGGGAATTTGTGCGCCGGGTCTATCTCGATCTGACAGGACGAATTCCCTCTGTTACACAGACGCGTGCGTTTCTGGATGACAACCATCCAGACAAGCGGGCTGCCCTGGTAGATCAACTGCTGGAAACTCCCGAGTACGCACGGCACATTTCGCAGCGACTGGATGTGATGCTGATGGAGCGTCTGCGGAAGAAGTACATCAACGTGACCTTGTGGGAGGAGTACCTGCGGGATGCGGTCGCGGAGAACAAGCCCCTGGATCAACTGGTGCGGGAAATTCTGGCCGCCGATGGTTCCGGGAAGGGACAACAGGCGGAGGCCCGGTTTTACCTGGCCCGCGATGGTGATGTGAATGAACTCACGCGCGACATCAGCCGTATTTTCCTCGGGGCTAATCTGACGTGTGCCCAGTGCCACGATCACCCGGATGTCGCCGAATGGAAACAGGATCATTATTACGGCATCTCTGCCTTCCTGGTCCGCAGTTTTGTTTTCACCGATAAAAAGAAAAATCAGACCGTGTTTGCCGAGAAGGCAGAAGGTGAAGTCAAATTCGAGTCGGTCTTCGAAGTCCGCGACAAAACATCCAAAGGTCCCGAGACGACCTTACCGGTTGTGTTTAATGGACCCAAAGTTGCCGAGCCCGCTTTCAAAAAAGGGGAAGAGTATAATGTCAAACCGGCCAAAGATGTGCGGCCGATTCCCAAGTACAGCCGACGCGCCCAACTGGGCGATGCGTTGACCTCATCGCAGAATCGTCGTTTTGCCCGCACGATGGCCAATCGTTTGTGGGCCATGGTGATGGGGCGGGGGATCGTCCATCCGCTGGACGCCGATCATTCCGATAATCCCCCTTCGCATCCCGAACTGCTGGAACTATTGACGGATGAGTTCATCGCCAGCGGATATGATCTGAAGTGGTATCTGCGGGAACTGGTACTGAGCAAAACCTATCAGCGATCAAGTAGCAATGAACTGTTTGCAAGCAAGTCCGATCAGGAACTGTCCGACGCGCAGTTTGCCCATGCGATTTTGAAGCCGCTGACTCCAGAGCAATTTTCGCGGTCCGTGCTGGAAGCGACGGGACAGGCCGAAGTGTATCGGCAGAGCCTGAAGGATAAACTTTCAGAAGCAGCCTTGCGGAAGAATCTGGTTGGATACGAACGCCAGTTTGTGTCGCTATTTGGTGGCCTGCCCGGTGAACCGGTGGAAGGTTTTGAAACAACGGCCGATCAGATCCTGTATCTGTCCAACAATGGATCGATTCAGGGAATCCTTTCGCCACGCAATGGAAATACGGCAGATCGAGTTCTGAAGATCCCCGCGGATCAGCCGGAACAGATTGCCGGGGAACTGTATTTGAGTGTCCTGAATCGTCGTCCCGATGCGACTGAGACTCAGGAAGTCGCCGAACTGCTGGCAGGGAAAACCGGCGCGGCGCGGAATGACATGGTGATCGATCTCGTCTGGGCATTGATGATGTCTTCAGAATTCCGGTTCAATCACTAA
- a CDS encoding WD40 repeat domain-containing protein: MSARNAKRIWNSCLLLAMTSVPLTVDAADKPPEKPAAETGPIMAVKPIPEQGPTPLPEALKFAKLDADKSAAQSAAQFQVVKAVSDKYGVVDREIKQLQEQIKTTAAQIKLDQAALTQVKQAEAKQQQLKNADPLVAPKPLADSAALARQIAGREAEIKTWDASVKEKQKQLGELKKEVAEAKKQHSLLQAKEKEFQEIVKLYAGKQPAADPSLFREMAAYQNSRPLYSCKIDASGNYILAGAQGSAFHRWDLVSAENTELLGHNSWVRRFDVDRSSPLLITGAYEGKVAWWNLESKTPKPQHLVDAHKGFVRGVSVSPDGKLVATAGNDRLVKIWSVDTAKLIRTLEGHEHQVYNVKFHPSGRYLISGDLRGNVKQWDVESGKLVRDFDGSAIYKYDPTFHGHIGGVRGMDISHDGKYFAISGIGEVSNAFAGIGVPTVILFDWETGKRLAVMTPSDNFKGTCWGVRFHPENDFIAAAGGNSSGMIWFWKLGEEKPFVSQKVKSVPYDLDFHPDGLRMCVACYDKTARLYNLGPKTPEELASEQKKKKK, translated from the coding sequence GTGAGTGCCCGCAACGCGAAACGAATCTGGAACAGTTGCCTGCTGCTGGCGATGACCTCGGTGCCGCTGACGGTGGATGCCGCCGACAAGCCGCCGGAAAAGCCCGCTGCGGAAACAGGGCCAATCATGGCTGTCAAACCGATTCCAGAGCAGGGACCGACCCCATTACCTGAGGCGCTGAAGTTTGCGAAACTCGATGCCGATAAGTCCGCGGCGCAGTCCGCAGCGCAGTTCCAGGTGGTTAAAGCAGTCTCAGATAAATATGGGGTCGTTGATCGAGAGATAAAGCAACTGCAGGAGCAGATCAAAACAACGGCAGCCCAAATCAAGTTGGATCAGGCTGCTTTGACGCAGGTGAAACAGGCGGAAGCGAAGCAGCAGCAGCTGAAAAACGCAGATCCCCTGGTCGCTCCCAAGCCACTCGCCGACAGTGCCGCACTGGCCCGGCAGATTGCAGGTCGGGAAGCGGAGATTAAAACCTGGGATGCGTCTGTGAAAGAAAAACAGAAGCAACTGGGAGAACTCAAGAAAGAAGTTGCAGAAGCCAAGAAACAGCACAGTCTTCTTCAGGCGAAAGAAAAAGAATTCCAGGAGATCGTGAAACTGTATGCGGGGAAGCAGCCGGCTGCTGATCCGAGTCTGTTTCGCGAGATGGCTGCTTACCAGAATTCACGCCCCCTTTATTCGTGCAAGATTGATGCGAGTGGAAACTACATTTTGGCGGGGGCACAGGGATCGGCCTTTCATCGCTGGGATCTGGTTAGTGCAGAAAATACGGAGCTGCTCGGTCATAACAGTTGGGTGAGACGGTTTGACGTGGATCGTTCCAGTCCTCTGTTAATCACGGGCGCCTACGAAGGCAAAGTCGCCTGGTGGAACCTGGAATCCAAGACACCTAAACCTCAGCACCTGGTGGATGCTCACAAGGGATTTGTCCGGGGCGTTTCCGTCAGTCCGGACGGAAAGCTGGTGGCGACGGCGGGCAATGATCGCCTGGTGAAGATCTGGTCGGTCGACACAGCGAAGCTGATCCGCACGCTGGAAGGCCACGAACACCAGGTCTACAACGTCAAATTTCATCCAAGTGGTCGCTACCTGATTTCGGGAGACCTGCGCGGGAATGTCAAACAGTGGGATGTGGAAAGTGGCAAGTTGGTCCGAGACTTCGACGGAAGTGCGATCTACAAATACGACCCTACTTTTCATGGTCATATCGGCGGCGTACGCGGGATGGATATCAGCCACGATGGAAAGTATTTCGCCATCAGCGGGATCGGCGAAGTTTCCAATGCGTTCGCAGGCATCGGTGTGCCGACCGTGATTCTGTTCGACTGGGAGACCGGCAAGCGGTTAGCGGTGATGACTCCCAGCGATAACTTCAAAGGAACCTGCTGGGGCGTGCGGTTTCATCCGGAGAACGATTTCATCGCCGCGGCCGGGGGGAATTCTTCCGGGATGATCTGGTTCTGGAAACTGGGAGAAGAGAAGCCGTTCGTTTCTCAGAAGGTGAAGAGCGTGCCTTACGATCTGGATTTTCATCCGGACGGTCTGCGGATGTGCGTGGCCTGTTACGACAAGACGGCACGGCTCTATAACCTGGGGCCGAAAACCCCCGAGGAACTGGCCAGCGAGCAGAAGAAAAAGAAGAAGTAG